One Bradyrhizobium manausense DNA segment encodes these proteins:
- a CDS encoding haloacid dehalogenase type II, with product MPVNRRQLLAIASLTVATSIASDSRGASARIKAIAFDGFPIFDPRPIFALAENLFPGHGAELSNVWRTKQFEYTWLRTMTGQYRDFLDIIDDALVFACKSLDLELTGVKRSMLVESYLKMRTWPDVLPALSMLKESGLRLAFLSNFSSAMFNGNISGTELEGMFEFQLSTDAVRAYKPDPRAYQMGVDALGLKREEILFAAFAGWDASGARLFGYPTFWVNRQKQPREPLEAAPDGEGQGMADLVHFLSA from the coding sequence ATGCCCGTCAATCGTCGCCAGCTTCTCGCGATCGCGTCGTTGACGGTCGCAACCTCGATTGCGAGCGACTCCCGGGGAGCAAGCGCGCGGATCAAGGCGATCGCGTTCGACGGCTTTCCGATCTTCGATCCGCGTCCGATCTTCGCTCTTGCCGAGAACCTGTTTCCCGGGCACGGGGCCGAACTGTCAAATGTCTGGCGAACCAAGCAGTTCGAGTACACATGGCTCCGCACGATGACGGGACAATATCGCGACTTTCTCGACATCATTGACGATGCCCTGGTGTTCGCCTGCAAGTCGCTCGATCTTGAACTGACCGGCGTCAAGCGAAGTATGCTTGTCGAGAGCTACCTCAAAATGCGGACCTGGCCCGACGTATTGCCCGCCTTGTCCATGTTGAAGGAAAGCGGATTGCGGCTGGCGTTTCTGAGCAATTTCTCGTCCGCCATGTTCAACGGCAATATCAGCGGGACCGAGCTCGAGGGCATGTTCGAATTTCAGCTGAGCACGGATGCCGTCAGGGCCTACAAGCCCGATCCGCGCGCGTATCAAATGGGCGTCGATGCACTCGGGCTTAAGCGAGAGGAAATTCTGTTTGCCGCCTTCGCCGGCTGGGACGCGTCCGGCGCCAGGCTGTTCGGCTATCCCACGTTCTGGGTCAACCGGCAGAAACAACCGCGCGAGCCACTGGAGGCCGCTCCTGACGGTGAGGGGCAGGGCATGGCCGACCTGGTGCACTTTCTTTCGGCCTGA
- a CDS encoding GNAT family N-acetyltransferase gives MTDLSITIRPEAPGDAQAIERLHERTFGPGRFVLSAYRIREHVDHLLDVSFTARIGTLLVGSVRQLPVMIGETPALLLGPLTVEPPFRSRGIGRMLMERALKDAKDKGHRLVLLVGDEPYYSRVGFKLVPKGRITMPGPVDAARVLVYELADGAFEGVSGTVAPDWSKARG, from the coding sequence ATGACCGATCTCTCAATCACCATCCGCCCCGAAGCTCCAGGCGACGCCCAGGCGATCGAGCGGCTGCATGAGCGCACGTTCGGCCCCGGCCGTTTCGTGCTCAGCGCCTATCGCATCCGCGAGCACGTCGACCATCTGCTCGACGTTTCCTTCACTGCCCGCATCGGCACGCTGCTGGTCGGTTCGGTCAGGCAATTGCCTGTCATGATCGGCGAGACGCCGGCGCTGTTGCTCGGGCCGCTCACGGTCGAGCCGCCATTCCGCAGCCGCGGCATCGGCCGCATGCTGATGGAGCGGGCCCTGAAGGATGCCAAGGACAAGGGGCATCGCCTCGTGCTGCTGGTCGGCGACGAGCCGTATTACAGCCGCGTCGGCTTCAAGCTCGTGCCGAAGGGCCGCATCACCATGCCGGGTCCGGTCGATGCCGCCCGTGTCCTGGTGTACGAACTCGCCGACGGCGCGTTTGAGGGCGTCTCGGGCACAGTTGCCCCGGACTGGAGCAAGGCGCGCGGGTAA
- a CDS encoding IclR family transcriptional regulator, translated as MRSLAAPRKGTSPAERQNGIDRTIDLLEALLHLREPSKLSDLAKQMGAPRSTVYAIANRLIEADLLESVGDGGQVYFGKAVHLYGRAYAEANPLHRRCREALDRLATQHSATAQLCALRGRKYVVVDTRDGSGLFRITTDVGIEVPLPWTASGRLLLDHMSAADIRAFVPKEDFRLPDGRVLDVDDFVKDVARARRDGKCVTTALSDRFTSCLAAPIRDKKGVAVATLCFVVPADSVKERRTALLDDLVATATELSDRS; from the coding sequence ATGCGAAGTTTGGCCGCACCCAGGAAGGGCACATCGCCCGCGGAACGCCAGAACGGGATTGATCGGACCATCGATCTCCTGGAAGCACTGCTGCATTTGCGCGAGCCCTCCAAGCTCAGCGATCTCGCCAAGCAGATGGGCGCGCCCCGATCGACGGTCTATGCCATCGCCAACCGCCTCATCGAGGCGGATCTGCTGGAGAGCGTCGGCGATGGCGGTCAGGTCTATTTCGGCAAGGCCGTGCATCTCTACGGGCGGGCCTATGCGGAGGCCAATCCGCTGCATCGCCGGTGTCGCGAAGCGCTCGACCGGCTGGCGACCCAGCATAGCGCCACCGCGCAACTCTGCGCGCTGCGCGGCCGCAAATACGTGGTGGTCGATACCAGGGACGGGTCGGGCCTGTTCCGGATCACGACGGATGTCGGCATCGAAGTGCCGCTGCCGTGGACCGCGTCCGGCCGGTTGCTGCTGGACCATATGAGCGCGGCGGATATCCGCGCGTTCGTTCCGAAGGAGGATTTTCGCCTTCCGGACGGCCGCGTGCTCGACGTTGATGATTTCGTCAAGGACGTCGCACGCGCGCGGCGCGACGGCAAATGCGTGACAACGGCGCTGTCCGATCGCTTCACGTCGTGTCTTGCAGCGCCGATCCGTGACAAAAAGGGTGTCGCGGTCGCGACGCTTTGCTTCGTCGTTCCCGCGGATTCGGTGAAGGAGCGCAGGACCGCGCTCCTCGACGATTTGGTCGCCACCGCAACCGAACTCTCGGATCGCTCCTGA
- a CDS encoding RidA family protein: MTLKRYGAAGGTGTGGQHLPFSRAVAADGWLYVSGQTPMENGEVIEGGIIPQSHKAIRNMLAILTEAGYEPNDVVRCGVWLDDPRDFQSFNKVFAEYFGANPPARACVVSSMVVDCKVEIDCVAYRK, translated from the coding sequence ATGACGCTGAAACGATACGGCGCGGCCGGCGGCACCGGCACGGGCGGCCAGCACCTTCCTTTTTCCCGAGCGGTCGCGGCCGATGGCTGGCTCTACGTCTCCGGCCAGACGCCGATGGAAAACGGCGAGGTGATCGAGGGCGGCATCATCCCGCAATCGCACAAGGCGATCCGTAACATGCTCGCCATCCTGACGGAGGCCGGTTACGAGCCGAACGATGTCGTGCGTTGCGGCGTCTGGCTCGATGATCCCCGCGACTTTCAAAGCTTCAACAAGGTCTTCGCCGAATATTTCGGCGCCAATCCGCCGGCGCGGGCCTGCGTGGTGTCGAGCATGGTGGTCGACTGCAAGGTGGAAATCGACTGCGTCGCCTATCGCAAGTGA
- a CDS encoding N-acyl-D-amino-acid deacylase family protein, translating to MPQNSESKDTLIRNARLIDGTGAPWFEADLRISGGRIAAIGAALPAEGADIVDARGCYLAPGFIDAHCHDDLICLREPDRPEKVLQGVTTLVVGNCCFSLYPATAASAEMLRLHFSGLAGETQASEVFGSFDGYRQALEGPGVALNLVSLVGHAAVRLAVLGYERRAASGEEIAAMQALLAQQLAQGAAGLSLGLVYPPSAFADSNELCALAETVKAHGKLLTAHIRSYEAGLLQSIDEFIAILRASGAAGLLSHLQSAGKPNWGAIPKALDRLEAARAEGIDISFDMYPYPAGSSYMLQLLPPAALEGGIDALRERLRDPVKREALRVLVEEGDPDPHAAQSKIVLIGWHNVRISGTGNPALKPLEGKSMVDAARELGISAFDLMVRCIEEDQGQTGIIMFQLDEADLRAAFTHRLHMVGSDGIPRPGTKPHPRAYGSFPRVAGRLTREQGWFTLEDAVRRMTAMPAQRFGLSDRGILRPGMIADLTLFDETIMDKATFETPTEMPAGIRSVFVAGEAVVADGRSTFARPGKALIAG from the coding sequence ATGCCCCAGAATTCCGAAAGCAAGGACACCCTCATCCGAAATGCGCGGCTGATCGACGGCACCGGCGCGCCGTGGTTCGAGGCCGACCTGCGCATCAGCGGCGGCCGCATCGCGGCGATCGGTGCCGCCTTGCCGGCTGAAGGGGCCGACATCGTCGACGCGCGCGGCTGCTACCTCGCGCCGGGCTTTATCGATGCCCACTGCCATGACGATTTGATCTGTCTGCGCGAGCCTGACAGGCCCGAGAAGGTGCTGCAAGGCGTGACCACGCTCGTGGTCGGCAATTGCTGCTTCTCGCTCTATCCTGCGACCGCGGCCTCCGCCGAGATGCTCCGGCTCCACTTCTCCGGGCTCGCGGGTGAAACGCAGGCCAGCGAAGTGTTCGGCAGTTTCGACGGCTATCGGCAGGCGCTGGAAGGGCCGGGCGTGGCGCTCAACCTCGTCTCGCTGGTCGGACATGCCGCTGTCAGGCTCGCCGTGCTCGGCTACGAGCGCCGCGCGGCGAGCGGAGAGGAGATCGCAGCGATGCAGGCGCTGCTGGCGCAGCAACTCGCCCAAGGCGCCGCCGGTCTGTCGCTCGGCCTCGTCTATCCGCCGAGTGCTTTCGCCGACAGTAACGAGCTCTGCGCGCTGGCAGAGACGGTCAAGGCGCACGGCAAGCTGCTCACCGCCCATATCCGCAGCTACGAAGCGGGCCTGCTGCAATCCATCGACGAGTTCATCGCGATCCTGCGCGCCTCGGGCGCGGCGGGGTTGCTGTCGCATCTGCAATCGGCGGGCAAGCCGAACTGGGGCGCCATCCCCAAGGCGCTCGACCGGCTCGAGGCCGCGCGCGCGGAGGGCATCGATATCTCCTTCGACATGTATCCGTATCCTGCCGGCAGCTCCTACATGCTGCAATTGCTGCCGCCGGCCGCGCTCGAAGGCGGCATCGATGCGTTGCGCGAACGGCTGCGTGATCCCGTCAAGCGCGAGGCGCTGCGCGTGCTGGTGGAGGAGGGCGATCCAGATCCGCATGCCGCCCAGTCCAAGATCGTGCTGATCGGGTGGCACAATGTGCGCATTTCCGGCACCGGCAATCCCGCGCTGAAGCCGCTCGAGGGCAAGTCCATGGTCGATGCCGCGCGCGAACTCGGCATCTCCGCGTTCGATCTCATGGTCCGCTGCATCGAGGAGGACCAGGGCCAGACCGGCATCATCATGTTCCAGCTCGACGAGGCCGATCTGCGCGCGGCCTTCACCCATCGCCTGCACATGGTCGGCTCCGACGGCATTCCGCGTCCGGGCACCAAGCCGCACCCGCGAGCCTACGGCAGTTTCCCGCGCGTCGCCGGCCGGCTGACGCGCGAGCAGGGCTGGTTCACGCTGGAAGATGCCGTGCGGCGGATGACCGCGATGCCCGCCCAGCGCTTCGGCCTGTCCGACCGCGGCATCCTTCGCCCCGGCATGATCGCGGATCTCACGCTGTTCGACGAAACCATCATGGACAAGGCGACGTTCGAGACGCCGACGGAAATGCCCGCAGGCATCCGTTCCGTGTTCGTCGCAGGCGAGGCCGTGGTGGCGGACGGACGCAGCACCTTCGCGCGGCCGGGCAAGGCCTTGATCGCGGGATGA
- a CDS encoding glycosyltransferase family 2 protein, which yields MISVQPRIAVLVPCYNEEAAVATVVANFRSALPAAEIYVYDNNSRDRTAAVAREAGAIVRSERRQGKGNVVRRMFADVEADIYVLVDGDATYDAPSAPDMIDKLLDEHLDMVVGLRIDQSQAAYRLGHRTGNRMLTGFLAWTFGRDFQDILSGYRVFSRRFVKSFPVLSDGFEIETELAVYALELSLPVAEVETPYYARPEGSFSKLNTWRDGFRILGTMLKLYRAEKPLRFFGAIGILLAVVSVLLSIPIVITFVETGLVPRLPTAVLSMGLMIMAMLSVSSGLVLDTVTRGRREMKMLAYLSQPAPKRN from the coding sequence ATGATTTCCGTGCAACCCCGCATCGCTGTGCTGGTGCCCTGCTACAACGAGGAGGCGGCGGTTGCGACCGTCGTCGCCAATTTCCGCAGCGCGTTGCCAGCGGCCGAGATCTATGTCTACGACAACAATTCGCGCGACCGCACTGCTGCCGTTGCGCGCGAGGCCGGCGCGATCGTGCGCAGCGAGCGGCGGCAGGGCAAGGGTAACGTCGTTCGCCGCATGTTCGCCGATGTCGAGGCCGACATCTACGTGCTGGTCGACGGCGATGCCACCTACGACGCACCTAGCGCCCCTGACATGATCGACAAGCTGCTCGACGAGCATCTCGACATGGTGGTGGGCTTGCGCATCGACCAGTCGCAGGCTGCCTACCGTCTCGGCCATCGCACCGGCAATCGCATGTTAACCGGGTTTCTGGCCTGGACCTTCGGTCGCGATTTCCAGGACATCCTGTCCGGCTACCGGGTGTTCTCGCGCCGCTTCGTCAAATCGTTCCCGGTGTTGTCGGACGGTTTCGAGATCGAGACCGAACTCGCCGTCTACGCGCTGGAACTGTCGCTGCCGGTCGCGGAAGTCGAGACGCCCTATTACGCGCGGCCCGAGGGCTCGTTCTCGAAGCTCAACACCTGGCGCGATGGTTTTCGCATTCTCGGCACCATGCTGAAGCTCTACCGCGCCGAAAAGCCGCTGCGCTTCTTCGGTGCCATCGGCATCCTGCTGGCGGTCGTGTCGGTGCTGCTCTCGATCCCGATCGTGATCACCTTCGTCGAGACCGGGCTCGTGCCGCGGCTGCCGACCGCGGTGCTGTCGATGGGACTGATGATCATGGCGATGCTGTCGGTCTCGTCAGGCCTCGTGCTCGACACCGTGACGCGGGGGCGGCGGGAGATGAAGATGCTGGCCTATCTGTCCCAGCCCGCGCCGAAAAGGAACTGA
- a CDS encoding MFS transporter: protein MANAAQQVPGRRWLIGCLLGVGILINYIDRVGLSAATPELTKELGLTATDIGLLGSAFFWTYSLLQVPGGMVLDRFGVTMVGRASTFLWSVAATITALASGLYGIFAARLLLGVAEAPAFPASQKATGHWFPLDERARSTAIFDSAAKFSNVIGVPLVAYVIFLYGWRWGFGITALLSFLYFVAYYLIYRNPSEDPKLSKAEHDYIIAGGGTPEGPATAGQSRMLGYLLRNRKVWGLTIGFSAYGYTFYLFLTWLPGYLAQTMHMNLMSAAGYSTIPWIFATLSDLLIGGFLVDHLIARGYDSTRVRQSVIIVGMLMGLAVIGAAFTVKPGWALLWLSIAISGLSAAAPVGSSIVSLIAPKGGAGTVGGILNFTNNMMGVLAPIVTGVVVDWTQSFAGAFMIAGAVLLIGIFFYVVVLGRIESIPDYAEAAPPDAVPVH from the coding sequence ATGGCGAATGCAGCACAACAGGTACCCGGACGACGCTGGCTGATCGGTTGCCTGCTCGGCGTCGGAATTCTCATCAATTACATTGATCGTGTCGGTCTCTCTGCCGCGACGCCGGAGCTCACCAAGGAGCTCGGCCTCACCGCCACCGACATCGGGCTGCTCGGCAGCGCGTTCTTCTGGACCTATTCGCTGCTGCAAGTCCCCGGCGGCATGGTGCTCGATCGCTTCGGTGTCACCATGGTCGGCCGTGCCAGCACCTTCCTGTGGTCAGTGGCCGCCACCATCACCGCGCTCGCGAGCGGACTTTACGGAATCTTCGCCGCGCGTCTGCTGCTCGGCGTGGCGGAAGCACCGGCCTTTCCGGCAAGCCAAAAGGCGACCGGCCACTGGTTTCCGCTCGACGAACGCGCGCGTTCGACCGCGATCTTCGATTCCGCCGCCAAGTTCTCCAACGTGATCGGCGTGCCGCTGGTCGCCTATGTGATCTTTCTCTACGGCTGGCGCTGGGGCTTTGGCATCACCGCGCTGCTGAGCTTCCTGTATTTCGTCGCCTACTACCTCATCTATCGCAATCCGAGCGAGGATCCGAAGCTCTCCAAGGCGGAGCATGACTACATCATCGCAGGCGGCGGCACGCCGGAAGGCCCGGCGACAGCGGGGCAGAGCCGCATGCTCGGCTACCTCCTGCGCAACCGCAAGGTCTGGGGCCTGACCATCGGCTTCTCCGCCTATGGTTACACCTTCTATCTCTTCCTCACCTGGCTGCCGGGCTATCTCGCCCAGACCATGCATATGAACCTGATGTCGGCCGCGGGCTATTCGACCATTCCATGGATCTTCGCGACGTTGTCGGATCTCCTGATCGGCGGCTTCCTGGTGGATCATCTGATCGCGCGCGGCTACGACAGCACGCGGGTGCGCCAGTCCGTGATCATTGTCGGCATGCTGATGGGGCTCGCCGTCATCGGCGCCGCCTTCACCGTGAAGCCGGGTTGGGCTCTGCTGTGGCTGTCGATCGCAATCTCGGGGCTGTCAGCCGCCGCGCCGGTCGGGTCCTCGATCGTGTCGCTGATCGCGCCGAAGGGCGGCGCGGGAACCGTCGGCGGCATCCTGAATTTCACCAACAACATGATGGGCGTGCTCGCGCCGATCGTGACCGGGGTCGTGGTCGACTGGACACAATCCTTTGCCGGTGCCTTCATGATCGCTGGCGCGGTGCTGCTGATCGGCATCTTCTTCTATGTCGTGGTGCTCGGCCGGATCGAGTCGATTCCCGATTACGCCGAGGCCGCGCCACCAGACGCCGTGCCTGTTCACTGA